The proteins below are encoded in one region of Penaeus chinensis breed Huanghai No. 1 chromosome 25, ASM1920278v2, whole genome shotgun sequence:
- the LOC125038785 gene encoding cuticle protein AMP1B-like: protein MSSLACLLVLATVVTMATAQGGYGQIIPIVRDDRTQNPYGESRFEFEAGNGIVRYETGSEKDGHVQEGGWRYQSPEGIPVEITFVADQGGYQPQGDLLPVPPPLPYERTQNFGGGGGYA from the exons ATGAGCTCCCTCGCCTGTCTCCTC gTGCTGGCTACCGTGGTTACCATGGCAACAGCTCAAGGAGGATACGGGCAGATCATTCCCATCGTGAGGGACGACCGGACGCAGAATCCTTACGGGGAAAGCAGGTTCGAGTTCGAGGCGGGGAATGGCATCGTGCGCTACGAGACCGGCAGCGAGAAGGACGGGCACGTGCAGGAGGGAGGCTGGAG ATACCAGTCGCCCGAGGGCATCCCCGTGGAGATCACCTTCGTGGCCGACCAGGGGGGGTACCAACCCCAGGGGGATCTTCTCCCcgtgcccccccctctcccatacgAAAGGACTCAGAActtcggcggcggcggaggataTGCCTGA
- the LOC125038624 gene encoding pupal cuticle protein 20-like: MAENHNSNGLDLPLHKIKAEISKPKTVAAVFVRKAFHASLSFMEELKNGKNGLVIRPLVIDIVVLGIRIRATVLASVVAMAAAQGYGGGGGGGGGGGGGGVGRFIPIVKDDRTQNAYGENTFEFEAANGIVRYESGKEDNGHVQEGGWRYQAPEGIPVEITFVADQGGYQPQGALLPVAPPLPYQRTQSFGGAAGGGGGGGYA, from the exons ATGGCAGAGAACCACAACTCCAA TGGTCTAGATCTTCCGTTGCACAAGATCAAGGCGGAAATCAGTAAGCCGAAAACGGTGGCTGCCGTCTTCGTCAGGAAGGCGTTTCATGCAAGCCTCTCATTCATGGAGGAACTAAAGAATGGCAAAAATGGTTTAGTGATAAGGCCTTTAGTGATAGATATCGTAGTTcttggaataagaataagagcgaCA GTGCTGGCTAGCGTGGTGGCCATGGCGGCAGCGCAGGGCTACGGTGGcggtggcggaggcggcggcggcggcggcggcggcggcgtggggCGCTTCATCCCCATCGTGAAGGACGACCGCACGCAGAACGCCTACGGCGAGAACACCTTCGAGTTCGAGGCCGCCAACGGCATCGTCCGCTACGAGTCCGGAAAAGAAGACAACGGACACGTGCAGGAGGGAGGCTGGAG GTACCAGGCGCCGGAGGGCATCCCCGTGGAGATCACCTTCGTGGCCGACCAGGGGGGGTACCAGCCCCAGGGGGCCCTGCTCCCCGtggcccctcctcttccctaccagaGAACGCAGTCCTTCGGAGGAGCAGCAgggggcggcggaggaggaggatatgcgtGA
- the LOC125038625 gene encoding pupal cuticle protein 20-like yields the protein MSALASFVVLASVVAMAAPQGYGGGGSGGGGGGGRFIPIVKDDRTQNAYGENTFEFEAANGIVRYESGKEDNGHVQEGGWRYQAPEGIPVEITFVADQGGYQPQGALLPVAPPLPYQRTQSFGGATGGGGGGGYA from the exons ATGAGCGCCTTGGCTTCCTTCGTC GTGCTGGCTAGCGTGGTGGCCATGGCGGCACCGCAGGGCTACGGCGGCGGCggcagtggcggcggcggcggcggggggcggTTCATCCCCATCGTGAAGGACGACCGCACGCAGAACGCTTACGGCGAGAACACCTTCGAGTTCGAGGCCGCCAACGGCATCGTCCGCTACGAATCCGGAAAAGAAGACAACGGACACGTGCAGGAGGGAGGCTGGAG GTACCAGGCGCCGGAGGGCATCCCTGTGGAGATCACCTTCGTGGCCGACCAGGGGGGGTACCAGCCTCAGGGGGCCCTGCTCCCCGtggcccctcctcttccctaccagaGGACGCAGTCCTTCGGAGGAGCaacaggaggcggaggaggaggaggatatgcgtGA
- the LOC125038623 gene encoding pupal cuticle protein 20-like, whose protein sequence is MAAAQGYGGGGGGGGGGGGGGGGGRFIPIVKDDRTQNAYGENTFEFEAANGIVRYESGKEDNGHVQEGGWRYQAPEGIPVEITFVADQGGYQPQGALLPVAPPLPYQRTQSFGGAGGGGGGGYA, encoded by the exons ATGGCGGCAGCGCAGGGCTACGGTGGcggtggcggaggcggcggcggtggcggtggcggcggcggcggggggcggTTCATCCCCATCGTGAAGGACGACCGCACGCAGAACGCCTACGGCGAGAACACCTTCGAGTTCGAGGCCGCCAACGGCATCGTCCGCTACGAGTCCGGAAAAGAAGACAACGGACACGTGCAGGAGGGAGGCTGGAG GTACCAGGCGCCGGAGGGCATCCCTGTGGAGATCACCTTCGTGGCCGACCAGGGGGGGTACCAGCCCCAGGGGGCCCTGCTCCCCGTGGCCCCGCCTCTTCCCTACCAGAGGACGCAGTCCTTCGGAGgagcaggcggcggcggcggcgga